One genomic region from Mauremys reevesii isolate NIE-2019 linkage group 7, ASM1616193v1, whole genome shotgun sequence encodes:
- the PPP1R3C gene encoding protein phosphatase 1 regulatory subunit 3C isoform X1, which yields MNCTRMIQILDPRPLPSSMMPVDVAMRICLAHSPPLKRILSPLDEYQRRNFNRFKPLRSCLNVKRDECRNNDWNRSPSRAKKRVVFADSKGLSLTAIHVFSEIQEHPVWDLQYDLLDLEDITAGLKLHEEKNLILGFPQPSADYLDFRNHLQKNFVCLENCTLQERAVAGTVKVKNMSYEKKVQVRITFDTWKTYIDVDCVYMNNVYGDSDSDTFSFAIELPPAIPTQEKIEFCISYQSGEHIFWDNNEGQNYKIVHAEWKPDGVQAPASTKRDCAVHKIPRKTHETECDQFGSPRLSNGFFPEWQSWGRIENSAPYW from the exons ATGAACTGTACCAG AATGATACAGATCTTGGACCCAAGACCTTTGCCCAGTTCCATGATGCCTGTTGATGTGGCCATGAGAATTTGCTTAGCCCATTCACCACCTCTGAAGAGAATTCTCAGCCCTCTTGATGAATATCAAAGAAGAAACTTTAACAGATTCAAGCCTCTCAGATCATGTCTCAATGTGAAACGTGATGAGTGTCGAAACAATGACTGGAACCGCTCCCCAAGCCGAGCCAAGAAGCGAGTCGTGTTTGCGGATTCAAAGGGGCTATCTCTGACTGCAATCCATGTCTTCTCTGAAATCCAGGAGCATCCGGTGTGGGATCTTCAGTATGACTTGTTAGACCTTGAAGACATAACTGCTGGTTTAAAACTGCACGAAGAGAAAAATTTGATTCTAGGTTTCCCTCAGCCTTCAGCTGATTACTTAGATTTCCGGAATCACTTGCAGAAGAACTTTGTCTGTCTCGAAAATTGCACCCTCCAAgaaagggctgtggcagggactgtgaaagtgaaaaacatgagctatgagaaGAAGGTTCAGGTTCGAATTACCTTTGATACGTGGAAAACCTACATTGATGTTGACTGTGTCTATATGAACAATGTGTATGGCGACTCTGACAGTGACACCTTCTCATTTGCTATTGAGCTGCCTCCAGCCATTCCCACTCAAGAGAAGATTGAGTTCTGCATTTCTTACCAAAGTGGTGAGCACATCTTCTGGGACAATAACGAGGGTCAGAACTACAAGATTGTCCATGCAGAATGGAAACCTGATGGCGTCCAAGCACCAGCATCTACTAAGAGAGACTGTGCAGTTCATAAGATTCCAAGGAAGACACATGAAACAGAGTGTGATCAGTTTGGCAGTCCAAGGCTGTCAAATGGCTTCTTTCCTGAGTGGCAAAGCTGGGGTAGGATTGAAAACTCAGCTCCATATTGGTGA
- the PPP1R3C gene encoding protein phosphatase 1 regulatory subunit 3C isoform X2 encodes MIQILDPRPLPSSMMPVDVAMRICLAHSPPLKRILSPLDEYQRRNFNRFKPLRSCLNVKRDECRNNDWNRSPSRAKKRVVFADSKGLSLTAIHVFSEIQEHPVWDLQYDLLDLEDITAGLKLHEEKNLILGFPQPSADYLDFRNHLQKNFVCLENCTLQERAVAGTVKVKNMSYEKKVQVRITFDTWKTYIDVDCVYMNNVYGDSDSDTFSFAIELPPAIPTQEKIEFCISYQSGEHIFWDNNEGQNYKIVHAEWKPDGVQAPASTKRDCAVHKIPRKTHETECDQFGSPRLSNGFFPEWQSWGRIENSAPYW; translated from the coding sequence ATGATACAGATCTTGGACCCAAGACCTTTGCCCAGTTCCATGATGCCTGTTGATGTGGCCATGAGAATTTGCTTAGCCCATTCACCACCTCTGAAGAGAATTCTCAGCCCTCTTGATGAATATCAAAGAAGAAACTTTAACAGATTCAAGCCTCTCAGATCATGTCTCAATGTGAAACGTGATGAGTGTCGAAACAATGACTGGAACCGCTCCCCAAGCCGAGCCAAGAAGCGAGTCGTGTTTGCGGATTCAAAGGGGCTATCTCTGACTGCAATCCATGTCTTCTCTGAAATCCAGGAGCATCCGGTGTGGGATCTTCAGTATGACTTGTTAGACCTTGAAGACATAACTGCTGGTTTAAAACTGCACGAAGAGAAAAATTTGATTCTAGGTTTCCCTCAGCCTTCAGCTGATTACTTAGATTTCCGGAATCACTTGCAGAAGAACTTTGTCTGTCTCGAAAATTGCACCCTCCAAgaaagggctgtggcagggactgtgaaagtgaaaaacatgagctatgagaaGAAGGTTCAGGTTCGAATTACCTTTGATACGTGGAAAACCTACATTGATGTTGACTGTGTCTATATGAACAATGTGTATGGCGACTCTGACAGTGACACCTTCTCATTTGCTATTGAGCTGCCTCCAGCCATTCCCACTCAAGAGAAGATTGAGTTCTGCATTTCTTACCAAAGTGGTGAGCACATCTTCTGGGACAATAACGAGGGTCAGAACTACAAGATTGTCCATGCAGAATGGAAACCTGATGGCGTCCAAGCACCAGCATCTACTAAGAGAGACTGTGCAGTTCATAAGATTCCAAGGAAGACACATGAAACAGAGTGTGATCAGTTTGGCAGTCCAAGGCTGTCAAATGGCTTCTTTCCTGAGTGGCAAAGCTGGGGTAGGATTGAAAACTCAGCTCCATATTGGTGA